The DNA region GTTTAAGTATCAAATGGTTGAATACACTTACATGTGTCAACTTAGAGGAACTGatactgtgaaaataatcagCCTGCATGTCATTAGGCTCTTTAGTACAGCTCCGGGGTgtgattgccaccttggaaatatgCCTGTTTTCAAAGAACAACTCTAATTAGATTAAAAATAGCACCATTTGCTTTATGACCTTGAAAAAAGCAAACCCATCTCTGTCATCTCCGTAAAATAGACAATAGCATCGATAACAATATGCATATTCCAAATAAACTATGATAAACCACTGGAAttgttaaattaataattttccattttctttggtattttttgtgaTACACAGATATGCATtaatgattgctgggtaatatgttaATGTTATCCAATGTGAAGTCTcagatcatgtgacaagacaaTATGTGCATGACAGCGTCACTATCAGGACCGTCacaatagcgtgcactgggcCTGTTGTAACTACTGTACACCACTGGTACAACTTTCCAGTTTTGATTAattcagatattgtttgtgtgCAGAGTTGCAGTGTAGGGGTAACAGCACAAAGAGGAACGTCACTGCAGAGTTCTACGAAGCACTAAAAAGAGTTTGGATGATACTAGCATGCTTTGTCTAACTTAGACTGCTGAAGCCTTATATCACCTTCATAAGACAAATATGGATGTATAGATGCACACATGGACAGTGGATTTTGTCCCCCATCACTCAGTTTGAAATCAATCAATCTGGAGGATTTAGCTATCCTTTGAATGTGTAAAAACAATTACGCTACATATGTATTTATGGTTTGTACACTTTATTGTTCTTAATTTCATTTACTTAAATAGGCCcatttccaccacaggaacttcggggtcattttatggggccggggccgttggtgcgtgtctccaccgcagggaccacccctgaaggacagagtttcagaacttttacaggggctaaacaagtccctgccacGGAGTAgctactcagaacggccccgaaaaactcctggctggggcttggggtttacttggtgctgattggatatactcaaggcgggatgtgacgtcaacagaaagcgacaaaatagccggcatttttaaaactcagcagacgaggagtCATGTAAACGAAGAGACACGCCAGAAACCCAGCAACCACCTCAGCTCCTTCCATGTTGATAATCATCTTTCTTatgtctgctttcttcttcttacttctgcttcgtacttctgcttcttcttctttgttgttcttcttctttgtttgtttctttgccgcatcaccccggtcaaaatggttgcACAAcaattacgtcacatccagaacCCGGTAACTTGACAGGAACCTTTCTCCTACTCCGCCCTCTcggtggagacacggcggttgagagggccgagtgaGAGGACattcctgtaaagttcctgcccctCAAATAGCActaggaacttcttcagtggaaacgggcctaaagTCTTCTTTGAGCCTTTTGTTTAACCCACTTTATACAGTAGAGATAGCTAGAGCATCTGAGGAAAACGCCCAAATCACCCACACTTCCTCAAAttgccacagcagcagcactgtatTTGAATATAAAAAGGCCAGTTTGAAAAGAGgcttatttttacatttttttaaataaacaaaagtagtTGCTAGTTTGAGAGCACTAACTTATAATCATTAACCAATTATTCTTCATGTGCATGAAGAGATTCTTCTTATAAGCATTGCCTCTGATGTAGGAGCACTGGTTAAATGTTTACACACTACACTGCTGACTGCACTTTATTTCATATAGCATGTATAGCATGACCAATCCATCGCATTACATTGAAGCAGCTCTGAAGAATCTTGAGGGATATTAGGGATGAATACTGAATAAAGACTCTAGTCCAATTGTTGTTTATTGAAAACCACCACCAGCAACACAGACAATGGTTAGAGAGTATTTAAGACCATTCTGAGAAAACATTTGCCTCCAGAAATTTCTACATGACATGTGAGAAGATTTGCCTACAAGCAATAGTACAGCACTACAATTTTGTTTTAAGATGACATCAAACTGTTCTCTATATGAAAATGAGGCTGTTAAACTGACAATAGACTATATAACAGCAAGATTATATGAAAATGCTGAAATgatattttgtttgattttgaggGAAGAGTATGAGAAATTTAATGTCCATAAcatctttattatacatttGACTGAATGAACACTAGTCTGACTCATAAATCAGCGTCCTTATGTTACAGTTTTTCTCTCTTGGTTTAAAGCTGTATTATGGGGAATAAGGCCATTTTTACACCAAATATGTTCCCATTCACATGAtccaaaaagtgttgtgttcttaaagatatactatgcaggatttccctacaaaacaatgtatagactgaCTCAAACAtgagtaatccctctcaataaTCATTTATGACCCACTCTcactgtgtggtggtgtatatatctgcagagactctgctctctgcctgtattttcttatttccttaatgttttgctgtgttcaggacgTTCCTGAGCACAGTACACTGGTGAGgtcgggactttataaaaaggtcgCAACCAGGTGCCACACCAGATCCGAGACAAACCTCCTAAAATTGTGgacacagcacagaaaaagacaaatacagcAAGGTGATATGCCAAGCAGAGATagctggggttggctttcactttcatatTCGCTGGCGATACTGTTTACAAATGGTaactgacaattcctgcattgtatacttttattttacaaCATAATCAACAAAACCACATACTGTGTCTAAACAGGACTACAAAAAATTGGACTCAAGACagcaaaataacaataacaacttTTTCAACACAGTGTATCAAATCATAAATTCACACCTACAGTTATCTAGtggcaacaaaataaaaaaaaaagcaacaaagtaTTGAAGGCAGTTTACTGCTCCATATCTTGCCCGTGACCTGGACATTACAGTTTGTATATTTTTCAGTGGCTCactaaaaacaacatcaatcTAATGTTAATTGAGGAAGAAAGGCCATTGCTTTTGTTGGATAGGCTGTGGAGTCTCAGGGTTGGAGTTTATCTTGAGGCCCACAGTTGTTCACAGCTAAGGCTCAAATGCTTCAGTGCCACCTGCTGGACAAGCCGATGTTGTCACCTATTCCAATTAAACTTCCCCTTAGGGCTTTTATTACTGTAAGCTGCTTCAGTTACAAAGCTCGGGCATTGAACCTCACACTGTCATAATTAATGGTGAGACTTAGAATAAACAAAGCCATGGTTAATGTTATTAgtgacacctgtgctttttctgctgTGACACATCTGctgggaaaaatgttttttgccaTCTCCCCTCAGAAAAGTAACAGCCAATACTGACTGCGATTTCATTTGCAGTCATGTACTAGAATTTAACTATAGCCCTGCCTACAAAGTATGAAGCAAGATATTTTTATCAAGTACTATCACAAACTCATCTTGTCTCTGTATTCATGAAATCATACCAATATCTCTCTTGCTTGCTGctgatgtttaaaaacagtCAGCTGTATACATGAAATTAACAAATGGTGTTGCAACTAGCCAGTTATGATACTATAAACTGTTGGAAACATGTGTCTAACAAGGTTTCTACAGACTGGCCGCCTGTATCGCAGCtttaaaaaaaccctgcaaTGTAGCTGCTTTAGCTAATGTTAAAGCTAGAGCGTTGGACTAGGTCTTGCCAAATGAGTTTACACCATGCTCTTTAAGCATATGGCCGCCAGGGAAAGCTCTCTGGATTTATACCAGAGTTTTGGTGTCAGGTGTCTGTGGCAACTTTTTCCATACCTACATACATACCAGAAGTGACGCAATTTTACATCACCCAGCCAGAGCCAAAGGGGAAAGAGATGAATGTATTTGCTTTACAGTagattttattgtcttttaCTATATGCATGATTCTGATTTCTCGTTTGAAATAAAGGTTTTTCAAAAAAGAAGTGGGGCGAGACCTTAGCGATTAAAGTAGCAGCTAGGAGTATAGTATCCAAGAAAAGTTTCTGGAGTGGATGCTCcagataaaaaagaaagtcGGCATTCAGGATTACAGTAATGGGGTCGTGAAAGATGTGGCAAGGTCACCTACAGGCATATGTTATATAAACTGTGTCGACGGTGTTCGTGCAATTACTCTTACTGCCAGAGACAGGAGACAAAAGTTTCTAGCATCACAGACTAGCTGGACAAGCTACTTTCTGGCTCTGAATCCTCATCATCCAGTGTGTTGTTTATGAAGCTTTTACCCACCATGTGATGTAAGTAATTGGTCACAGAATACTGGTCACGTGACAACCATTTGTTTGTATATGTAGGGGAAATAGTTATccctgctgttgatgttctgtcGTCCGATGTGAACTTTTTTCTTGATCTTTCACTGATGCCTGGTTGCTGACCTCTGAACCTCTTTTCAGGTGGTGCCGTGACTGGCTTTTGCTGTTGAGAGAAGAtgagaacaaaaaataaatggacAAAAGGAAAGCCACcatgttctttttgttttctcttcatcATATGTATCCTCAGCCCATTGTCACGCCCCTCAGTGTGTGATATCGATGCTgagggcaccctttagcatttTTATAAGTTTGCACTGGGCTCTGAAGTATCTCCAGTGTAAAACCAACTGGTGCAGTATGTGATGTGTAGGGCAGGGCAGAAAAGATGGGCCAAACAGACActcaggagactgctgtttgtgtctcatgtgaaaccaaaagtcaaaaatTGTTTAATGTAGCTCACACAACATGACTTTTATGACCAAATGACTAGAGCTCCCAAATCCAAGAATTTGATCTCCCATTTTGTCTGTCTCTTCACTCTTTCAACCCTCAACTCTCTACATAAAGAGGTTTGGTCTAAGGATGCAAGTGAAGTGACTTCTGATGAATTATGGGTGAGAAGGCAACCCGGGCTCACTACGCTACAGCAGGAAGCACGGTGGGGCAACAACAAacgctaataataataatgataatacattggatttatatagcgcttttcaggaaactcaaagacactttacaaagagcaacaacagcaatcaaaaaaaaaaaatcataagttttcacctgggaggctggtgttcgcttcctataagattgtaaagccaaacccggTTCATTTTTACTAAACCCAGCAATGTGTGTGcattggctaaacgtaaccacatgcgtttggtgttaaagggaagaaaaaaaaaagtcaatttgtagTCATGTACCAATGTTGTGCATTTATctttaaagagactgtatgcaaactgtacatttcctgtgaaaacagaagtgtattttgaaatcagacaatgcatttaacaggctgaaggtgacacggtgtcccagaacatcaacaactgacacacccagggtaccttgcacgtctcAGTCATTTCGACGTGGAAAGATGTGgaatgtgagaatgtgttggagagGGCTACAGAGAATTATAACATATTCCATTAATGCTAGACGTCAACTTATTTAGTTTAAAGTCATCCATCGCCTGAATTTCTCTGAGGTTAAATTGAACAGAATATTAGTGTACTAGTCTTGCCCTAAATTTAGGAATTTCTGGGCAGACTTTTTTCAATTGTAAGTAACATATATAGTAAACAGTTAGTCCCTGATGACTGGTATAGTCATAGCAAAAAAGGGTTATTCTGCGAGAATGGAAATCAGCTTCCCCTCCTTGCTTTACAaaatggctaaatgacatgGTTTCTTGCCTACATCTTTACGAAATCCGGtgtacttgaactccctcatcAAGTTTTCTAAAATCTGTGGAACCTTTATTTAACATATCAAAAGGGTAAAGAGTCAAGCTGGTAACCAACCACATTGTCTGCTTCTTTGTATTGGACTGTACACTGTGCTGTGATCTGCCAAGATCAAATGTCTATAAATGTccatttcttcattttcatccaaaaaccaaacacacaactTTCAGCATGTCGAACAATATTCATATCTGGTATGTGAAAGACAATATTTGGCTCTTACACACTATATTTTGCAACTTTATCCCTTTCATACTTTTCTAACTAATTACAGTCCTTCAGTTGCCCCCTCATGTGAGGTTAAGCTACCAAGGCTGTTCAGCTTTGGCTGTTCTGTACATGATGCAACACAGCAGTCGCCCACGGTTTCCTTAGAAATGTCATTCTCTGCTTACCTTCACGCTTTCTCTGAAGATCATTTCTGCCCATGGTCAGGGCTTCATTCTCTTTTTGCAACTGGTCTCTTTCTTTAGACAGGCTGTTGTGACTGGTCTGTAACTGGTCTCTTTCTTTAGACAGGTTGTTGTAACTGGTCTGTAACTGGTCTCTTTCTTTAGACAGGTTGTTGTGACTGGTCTGTAACTGGTCTCTTTCTTTAGACAGGTTGTTGTGACTGGTCTGTAACTGGTCTCTTTCTTTAGACAGGTTGTTGTAACTGGTCTGTAACTGGTCTCTTTCTTCCGTTAGGTTGTTGTTCCTGTCTTGTAACAGGAACATCTCCATCTCCCACTCAGAGTTGCTCTTGGTAACTGCATTTGACacataaagaaataaagaaacactGTCAGCCAGTCTTCTCAGAGCTTTAACAGCATGTACTCACACAGTACTCACACAGGAAAACTAAAGTTGTAAGTCCGGTCAGAAGGAGAAGACACAGCAGACCcagacacactgcagcagctctgcaggaACTCTTCTTCACATCTGCAGCACCTGAAggaaaaacatgaacattttgTCATTTACAAAAGTCAACCTCTGTATTGTTGCCTCTCATCAGAAAAcacaactgaactgaactgaaatgaaatcAAAAGCTGGTGTAATGTCTGTCGTTGGTACATGGAGGGGATGAAGGCTGGCATTGTAATGACGTTCACATGAGCAAAAGTTACCCATTGAAATTCAACCATCCAAAAGTATGGAATATACTTTTTTTGTGTGAGTCAACATTAATTAATATTCAAGCATGTTTTGCATAGCTTTGAATGTAATTTCTGCATGCACTGTGGGTATTAATGGTCCCTTGCTGCTTAACCCTTTCCACATTATTGTTTCTCCCACAAGTTTTTGTATTGTTGCTTTTATAATGCAGTCCTTTCTGTCCATGTGCCGTTAAGTAAGAAATGCAATGTGTTTATTACCTGAGTGTGATGGTCCAGATCTGTTTGGCTCCTGAATGTTGACCACATTTTCATAAATATTTTCAGAGCTTATTCTCTGCCTTTTCCTCTGGTTGGGATTACCTGATGGTCTCTCTACATTAATATAGATATTCGACAGTTCATCCATCATGTTCAGCCACGCTGGTGGTGCAGTTTGGTCCTGTGGTGCCTGAAACCTTCAAAGTCTGCAGAGAGTGCCTTTGAAATCCATCTGTATGAACTGCGTACAGAGTAACTCTGACTTCTAAAAGAGGCTCTTTATTTACAGATGTGTCTCTCACATCATCAGGAAACTGAGGGCTGGTGGTGTGAAATACTTAAGCTGACCACTTTTACCCATTCGACCTATAAGTTGCAGGTGCCTGATGGTGCTTTCCATTTTGGTTAGTGCTACTGTATTTGTAAGGTCTCTTAAATGTCACTAGTAAAAAGTTCACCTATCTATTTGTCTGTAAACTGAAACATACAGTAGATATCGTCAGAaggtcatttatttatttagctgtttattttatgttactttattcCTTACCTCTTTGACTTTTtatctgctttcactttcactatcTTTgtctgtaaggtgaccttgagtgttGTGAAAGGCGcccataaataaaatgtattattattattattatcattaagaTCATTATTCATAATTGCAGTTCTGTCTTCATTAATTATTACATTTCAACGTGACATAATGTAATGGCAATCAGCCTTCTGCTTTTCTTCACAACCAGATAGGTAAGCTGTTACACAAGTTCATATAAGTGAACTCATTTTAAGTATAGCGCCACGACAGCTGGCtgtgcattttcattttattaaaaagccCCAACATTCAGTACTGTTTTCCAGTACCCTCTCACATTTGAATCATTTAATAATCACTTAATGATTAATTTCAGTCACTTCTTCAGAAGTAATTTAGGCTAGATTGGATTTTATTCGTATTTCTTTCCTCCCCTGACACTATGTCAAGCAATCATCTCACAAACATTATGTAAAGCACAAAAAGTTTATTAAAGTACATGGACAGTGAAAATGTTAGTAAATTAATTAGCCATCTGTTAGATGatggggtattccagaaagcgggtttagtgaaatctctgagtatgttaaccctgaaatgagggaaactctgggttttcagttccagacagaga from Epinephelus fuscoguttatus linkage group LG3, E.fuscoguttatus.final_Chr_v1 includes:
- the LOC125884894 gene encoding uncharacterized protein LOC125884894, translated to MMDELSNIYINVERPSGNPNQRKRQRISSENIYENVVNIQEPNRSGPSHSGAADVKKSSCRAAAVCLGLLCLLLLTGLTTLVFLFTKSNSEWEMEMFLLQDRNNNLTEERDQLQTSYNNLSKERDQLQTSHNNLSKERDQLQTSHNNLSKERDQLQTSYNNLSKERDQLQTSHNSLSKERDQLQKENEALTMGRNDLQRKREAKASHGTT